In Bombina bombina isolate aBomBom1 chromosome 6, aBomBom1.pri, whole genome shotgun sequence, a single genomic region encodes these proteins:
- the LOC128664843 gene encoding zona pellucida sperm-binding protein 4-like encodes MGFSVVLWVLGLLLSCKLQCLVCEGEFFLEESSQLRCGLTSLQFSLPSLDNVTAFSLIVLDNQGKSHYLHNSSKCGTWVGQEPDGSVVVGAAYDGCYVTEQEDTYLMTILLKEALLDGEIQHHKKELKCPVLPAMDAPSPDVCAAIARGDRVSCANAPVSRDLCESLGCCFTPLDPSISCYYGNKVTAQCTADNQVIVALAKDVTVPPLILDSVNVLSVNTATCSGLQITRNNLFAVFQFPLSCGSGHMTDVSQIYENFFEATRDVRNWQGASITRDSTMKLTVRCSYSRTSAVLLKVDVVTLPPPPPVSTTGPLSLEMRIAQDVFYAGYYVDGDYPVVKVLREPVYLEVRILRRTDPNLVLVLNDCWATQSTDSYQQPQWPVLEKSCPFTGDNYLTQLIPVAASQTYPTHYQRFSISTFTFVDERTQLSLGGLVYFHCSASVCVPSNFDSCRRTCSSRKRRMVPVEDTMTIVTSEGPIYFASASMVKAETPGDSGYKPLAWARGTAVTGGVLSIVFVIGVWNYKRIHTTKSEQV; translated from the exons ATGGGTTTCTCTGTTGTGCTGTGGGTTCTAGGTTTGCTTCTGAGCTGTAAGTTACAATGCTTGGTTTGTGAAGGAGAATTTTTTTTGGAGGAATCTTCACAGCTGCGTTGTGGTTTGaccagcctccaattttctcttcCTTCACTGGATAATGTTACTGCTTTTTCCCTGATAGTACTAG ATAACCAAGGAAAGTCTCACTATCTACACAATAGCTCAAAATGTGGCACCTGGGTTGGACAGGAACCAGATGGCTCTGTGGTTGTTGGTGCTGCTTATGATGGCTGTTATGTGACTGAGCAG GAAGACACCTATTTAATGACCATTCTTCTGAAAGAAGCCCTACTTGATGGAGAGATTCAGCACCATAAAAAGGAGCTTAAATGTCCAGTCTTACCAG CTATGGATGCTCCCAGCCCAGATGTTTGTGCTGCCATTGCCAGAGGGGACAGGGTGTCCTGTGCCAATGCCCCAGTATCCAGAGACCTCTGTGAAAGCCTTGGGTGCTGCTTCACTCCTTTGGATCCTAGTATTTCCTGTTACTATGGAAACAAAG TGACTGCACAATGTACAGCTGATAACCAGGTTATAGTTGCCCTCGCTAAGGATGTGACAGTCCCTCCATTAATACTGGACTCTGTAAATGTGCTGTCTGTGAACACAGCTACTTGCAGTGGGTTGCAAATCACCAGGAACAACCTCTTTGCAGTCTTCCAGTTTCCTTTGTCCTGTGGAAGTGGCCATATG ACAGATGTTAGTCAGATTTATGAAAACTTCTTTGAAGCAACAAGAGATGTAAGGAACTGGCAAGGGGCATCAATCACTAGAGACAGTACAATGAA GCTGACTGTTCGCTGCAGCTATTCCAGAACCAGTGCTGTACTGCTAAAAGTAGATGTTGTCACCCTGCCCCCACCACCTCCTGTCTCCACCACTGGACCTCTTTCACTGGAGATGAGGATAGCTCAAG ATGTATTCTATGCCGGATATTATGTTGATGGAGACTACCCTGTTGTAAAGGTTCTGAGAGAGCCAGTCTACCTGGAGGTCAGGATTCTGAGGAGAACAGACCCTAACCTGGTATTGGTACTAAATGACTGCTGGGCCACCCAATCTACTGATTCCTACCAGCAGCCACAGTGGCCTGTCCTGGAGAAAAG TTGTCCTTTCACTGGAGATAATTATCTTACACAGCTGATTCCAGTTGCTGCATCACAAACTTACCCAACACATTACCAACGCTTTTCCATCAGCACTTTCACATTTGTGGATGAAAGAACCCAGCTTTCTCTTGGAGGATTG GTCTACTTCCACTGCAGTGCCTCTGTATGTGTTCCATCTAACTTTGATTCCTGCAGAAGAACTTGTTCATCAAGAAAGC GGAGAATGGTACCTGTGGAGGACACCATGACCATAGTCACATCTGAGGGACCCATTTACTTTGCCAGTGCTAGCATGGTGAAGGCTGAGACACCAG GTGATTCTGGTTACAAACCTTTAGCCTGGGCCAGAGGCACAGCAGTTACCGGAGGTGTTCTGTCCATCGTTTTTGTTATAGGTGTCTGGAATTACAAGAGGATTCACACCACAAAAAGTGAACAAGTATAA